DNA from Planktothrix serta PCC 8927:
CTTGAATCCTTAGCTGTTCACACAAACTTTCTTTGCTATAAGGACAACATCTAATTTCTTCCGCCATGAATCCTCCCTTAATTTCGTTGTATTGATTCGTTTGTGATAACGTAATAACATATAATTTTCCCTCTATTATGATATGTAAACCTGAAAAAATTTATCTAAATCTCAGCCTAAAATGCCTTCAAAATCACCTCTAGGATACTTGATCGCAACGCACATACCCTCTAATATAACAATTTACAAAGCAGTTAACCGATTAATCTGACCCCAAAAAGCTAAAAACCCAGTTTCTATATGATTCTGTCTGCTATTGAGACAGCTTATAGAAACCGAGTTTTTAACTAACTGATCTGAAATTCAAGCTAAAACGGAATGTTCAGGACGGGCAAAAATCATCCGACCTGCGGAAGTTTGTAGAGAACTGGTGACAATTACTCGCACCTGATCCCCAACATATTCACTGCCATCTTCGACAACAACCATTGTGCCATCATCTAAATAACCAATACCCTGAGAGGGTTCTTTCCCTTCTTTTCTAATTTTTAACTCAATAATATCCCCCGGTAAATAGGACGGACGAATGGCTTGAGCCAAATCATTAATATTCAGAACCGGAACTTGCTGTACCGTTGCTACTTTTGATAAATTGTAATCATTAGTTAACAGTATTCCGTTAATCTCTTGAGCAAATCGGACTAATTTTGCATCCACCGTTTGGGGATCTTCATAATCCGCCGGATGAATTGAAATCCGATCAGGATATTCGTCTCGCAAGCGGTTAAGAATATCTAATCCTCGCCGTCCTCGCACTCGTTTTTGATCATTGGCGGCATCGGCAACTAATTGCAACTCCTGCAAAATAAACTGAGGAACTAAAATTTGACCTTCAATAAAACCCGTTGCTAACAAACTTTCAATGCGTCCATCAATAATACAACTGGTATCAATGACTTTTGCATAAGCAGGTTTTAGGGTTCCTTCTGCCAACAACATCGATTCTAAACTGTTGGGATTAATAATCCTTAAAAATGCTCGTCCGTGAGTATCTGCTAAATTAACCCCAGTAAATCCAAACATGACACTGCATAACACCGCAAACAAAGGTTTTATAAACCCAACTTCACGCGGAATCGGCAGTAAAAATAAAGGCGCTAACATTAAATTAGCCACTAATAATCCAATCACTAAACCAATCGCACGAGTGATTAAGACATCCAGTGGCATCTGACGAATTTGTTCTTCCAGACGGCGATAGGTGGTTTGTACGACTAAACCGATTACGCCTCCAATTAAGGCTGTAAATGCACCTGTAACCGATCGCAGTCCTTCGATATTCGTGACTTGATCGAGTACAGGTTTCGGAAGCAGTTCAATGCCGTAGAAGCCCGTTCCAGCACCAGCTATTATGAATAAAATAATAATGATTGCATCTAACATGATTTTAAGCCGATGGAAGTGGGTTGGAAATCCGGTTAAGGATGTTCGCAGGTTTGCGTACTATTATATCTTCTGTCGGAAACCCGATCTGTATTTAACTGTTAGGGAAAACCGACCGCATTAATCCTCTGTATACCCCTAGTGGGGATCACGAACCCATAGAGATCTGTGTAAATTCCCTATACTCAGTCCTCTGTACAGGATTGATGGGTTCAGAGTTTACTCTGACTTACTTCATCCTCACCCCCTAAATCCTTTACAAATAATTTAGAATTTCAGATATAAATGTTTACAAAATCTTATGAGTGATTCTTCTGTTGCTGGCAAATTTCAGTCTCCCTCCTCTTGTCAATATTTAGAACCGCCTAAATCGGCCTATTTACATATTCCTTTCTGTCGCCGTCGTTGTTTTTACTGTGATTTTGCTGTTTCTGTTGTGGGCGATCGCAAACACGGTGATAATTCTACGATGATTCAAGACTATGTTACCGTGTTATGTCAGGAAATAGCCCAAGAATTAGTTTTCTCCGATTCTTCCCCTTTAAAGACTGTTTTCTTCGGGGGGGGAACTCCTTCATTATTATCGGTTGATCAGTTACACCGCATTTTAAATACGGTTGATCAACAATTGGGTATTGCTCAGGATGCAGAAATTTCAATGGAAGTAGACCCCGGAACTTTTGACCGAGAAAAATTACAAGGTTTTCTCGATTTGGGGGTTAATCGAGTCAGTCTAGGGGTGCAAGTTTTTCAAGATAAACTATTACAATTAGCTGGGCGATCGCATACTGTTGACGAAATTTTTTCAGCGATTAATATTATTGAACAAGTGGGAATTCAAAACTGGAGTTTAGATTTAATTTCCGGTTTACCTGAACAAACTCTAAAAGATTGGGAACATTCTTTAAAAACCCTCTTAAAAATTAACCCTAATCATGTTTCAATTTATGATTTAATTGTTGAAGATAAAACGCCTTTTTCTCGATATTATACGCCGGGTGAATCTCCACTACCCTCGGAAGAAACCACCATCCAAATGTATCGTTTAGCTCAAAAATTATTAACACAAGCAGGATACGAACATTATGAAATTTCAAACTATGCTAAACCAGGGTTTCAATGTCAACATAATTTAGTCTATTGGAAAAAACAACCCTATTATGGGTTTGGCATGGGTGCGGCGAGTTATCTTCAGGGTTATCGCTTAACCCGACCTCGAAAACGACAAGAATATTATGCTTGGGTTAAGGGGGATTATCCATACAATATTGCTGAATTTGTCGATACAACTCACGAACAATTATTAGAAACCTTAATGTTAGGATTTCGGTTAGCAGAAGGCATCAATTTAGAAGCATTATCCCAACAATTTGGAACAGAAACCCTACACAATATTATAACATTATTAATGCCTTTTTATCAACAAGGGTTAGTTCAATTTTTAGATAGTAATCAGAACTTGATTCAACCTAACTTCAATCAAGGGTTAATTCGATTAACTGATCCCGATGGTTTCTTAATATCCAATCAAATTCTATCAACGGTATTCGCCGGGTTAAGCGAACTGTAACTGAGATTCTATCCTATTCCCAATTCCCTGCTATATTATTGAAAGTCTCTGGAGAAAACGACATGACACAACCAGAATTTAACTTTTTTCAACACTGGTATCCTCTGGCTTTGCTTGCCGATCTTGACCCTAAATACCCAAAATCGATTACCCTATTGGGAATACGTTTAGTGATTTGGAAACCCCAAGGACAACAAAATTATCAAGTCTTTTTAGATGAATGTCCCCATCGTTTAGCCCCCTTAAGTGAAGGCAGAATAGATGAAAAAACCGGAAATTTAATGTGTAGTTATCACGGTTGGGAATTTAATTCTCAAGGAGTTTGTAGCCGCATTCCTCAAGCCGAAAACCCCGAATTAGTTAAAGATAAATTTTGTGTTCAAGTCTTTCCCACCCGTGAACAACAGGAAATCTTATGGGTTTGGGCTGACCCTTTATCAGCAGAATTAGCAGCAAAAACTTCCCTACCTTTATCCCCTAAAATTAAGACCGAAAACGGATTTGTTTGGAGTCGCTATTTTCGAGATTTAGAATATGATTGGTTAACATTAGTTGAAAATATTGCTGATCCGAGTCACGTTCCTGTTGCTCATCATGGTTTACAGGGAAGACGGGAAAATGCCCGATCTGTTCCTTTGGAAGTGGTAGAATCAACCTTGAATTTAATAGAAGTCAAAACCCCAGGATATCTTAGCAGTATTCAATTTGAACCGCCTTGTCGTTTAGAATATGAGATTGCTTTTCCTACGGGTAAAAAAATGCAAATTCTGGTTTATTGTATTCCCGTATTACCCGGAAAATCACGAGCAATTGGTTTATTTGCTCAAAACTTTGCTAAAAGTTTACATCGCATTACCCCGCTATGGTGGGAACATATTATGCTGCGAAATTTAGTTTTTGATAGCGATATGATTTTACTCCATCAACAGGAACGTTTCTTACAACAAAATCATCCTGAAAAAACCTGGAAAACTGCTTATAAAATGCCAACCACTGCGGATCGTTTAATTATTGAATTCCGTAAATGGTTTGATCGCTATTGTCAGGGACAATTACCTTGGAAACAGCTTAATATTCCTGTTCCTGAATATTTCCCGTTTAATGATAACCGTCAACAACTCCTCGATACCTATCACCAACATACCCAACATTGTAGTAGTTGCCGTAAGGCTTTGAAAACTATTCAACGGTTACAATTAGGG
Protein-coding regions in this window:
- a CDS encoding PIN/TRAM domain-containing protein, with amino-acid sequence MLDAIIIILFIIAGAGTGFYGIELLPKPVLDQVTNIEGLRSVTGAFTALIGGVIGLVVQTTYRRLEEQIRQMPLDVLITRAIGLVIGLLVANLMLAPLFLLPIPREVGFIKPLFAVLCSVMFGFTGVNLADTHGRAFLRIINPNSLESMLLAEGTLKPAYAKVIDTSCIIDGRIESLLATGFIEGQILVPQFILQELQLVADAANDQKRVRGRRGLDILNRLRDEYPDRISIHPADYEDPQTVDAKLVRFAQEINGILLTNDYNLSKVATVQQVPVLNINDLAQAIRPSYLPGDIIELKIRKEGKEPSQGIGYLDDGTMVVVEDGSEYVGDQVRVIVTSSLQTSAGRMIFARPEHSVLA
- the hemW gene encoding radical SAM family heme chaperone HemW, giving the protein MSDSSVAGKFQSPSSCQYLEPPKSAYLHIPFCRRRCFYCDFAVSVVGDRKHGDNSTMIQDYVTVLCQEIAQELVFSDSSPLKTVFFGGGTPSLLSVDQLHRILNTVDQQLGIAQDAEISMEVDPGTFDREKLQGFLDLGVNRVSLGVQVFQDKLLQLAGRSHTVDEIFSAINIIEQVGIQNWSLDLISGLPEQTLKDWEHSLKTLLKINPNHVSIYDLIVEDKTPFSRYYTPGESPLPSEETTIQMYRLAQKLLTQAGYEHYEISNYAKPGFQCQHNLVYWKKQPYYGFGMGAASYLQGYRLTRPRKRQEYYAWVKGDYPYNIAEFVDTTHEQLLETLMLGFRLAEGINLEALSQQFGTETLHNIITLLMPFYQQGLVQFLDSNQNLIQPNFNQGLIRLTDPDGFLISNQILSTVFAGLSEL
- a CDS encoding aromatic ring-hydroxylating dioxygenase subunit alpha, whose protein sequence is MTQPEFNFFQHWYPLALLADLDPKYPKSITLLGIRLVIWKPQGQQNYQVFLDECPHRLAPLSEGRIDEKTGNLMCSYHGWEFNSQGVCSRIPQAENPELVKDKFCVQVFPTREQQEILWVWADPLSAELAAKTSLPLSPKIKTENGFVWSRYFRDLEYDWLTLVENIADPSHVPVAHHGLQGRRENARSVPLEVVESTLNLIEVKTPGYLSSIQFEPPCRLEYEIAFPTGKKMQILVYCIPVLPGKSRAIGLFAQNFAKSLHRITPLWWEHIMLRNLVFDSDMILLHQQERFLQQNHPEKTWKTAYKMPTTADRLIIEFRKWFDRYCQGQLPWKQLNIPVPEYFPFNDNRQQLLDTYHQHTQHCSSCRKALKTIQRLQLGLLIYFLLTVSSVALMSDSVRSYWGIPLIAIALFGLGIYGGLKYYLEPKFYFVDYIHADKK